The window ACGGCGCCAACTCGTCGACGACGCCGACCGGGCCCGCACCGGGCCCGCCGCCGCCGTGGGGCGTCGCGAACGTCTTGTGGACGTTGTAGTGCATCACGTCGAAGCCCATGTCGCCCGGTCGCGCCCGCCCCAGGAGGGCGTTCAGGTTCGCCCCGTCGTAGTAGAGTAAGCCGCCGACGTCGTGGACCATCTCGGCGATTTCGTCTATATCGCGCTCGAACAGCCCTAGCGTGTTCGGATTCGTCAGCATTAGCGCCGCCGTGTTCTCCGAGAGGGCCGACTCGAGGGCCTCGAGGTCGACCCGGCCGTCCTCGTCGCTGGGCAGGGAAACGACGTCGTAGCCGCCCAGCGCGGCGCTGGCGAAGTTGGTCCCGTGGGCGCTCTCGGGGATGATGACCTCGTCGCGGTGGCCCTCGCCGTTGTGCTCGTGGTAGGCCGCGGCGACGCGGATGCCGACGAACTCGCCGGCCGCGCCGGCGGGCGGCTGGAGCGTGACGGCGTCCATGCCGCCGATCCGGCCGAGGTAGTCCTGCAGCCGGTACATGACCTCGAGGGTGCCCTGGACGGATCGTTCGGAGCGGTCGGGGTGGACCGACGCCGGCGGCAGGGCGGCCACGTCCTCGGTGAACTTGGGGTTGTACTTCATCGTACACGAGCCGAGCGGATAGGGGCCGCTGTCGATCCCGTAGATCATCTGGGAGAGCCGCGTGTAGTGGCGAGCCAGTTCGGGTTCCGAGAGTTCGGGTAACTCGAGCGAGTCGCGGGTGAGGTCGTCGGGGAGCGGCGAGTCGACGGATTCGGCGTCGTCAGGGGCGATTCCGTCGCCACCGTCGCCGATGTCGACTCGAGTCAGGTCTTTCTCCGACAGCAACGGCTCGTACTGGCCGTCCTCGACGTAGCGGGCTTGATCGTATCGAACTTGCGCGTCGTCGTCTTCCATCGAGTCGCGTCCGCTATCGTCCGTCATCGAACCACCCCCTCGAGCGCCTCGGCGAACGCATCCAACCGCTCGTCGGGCACGCCCGCGACGCAGAGCTGAATCTCGTGCTCGCCGACGACGTGCACCGCGAATCCGCGGCGCTCGAGGTCGTCGGCGATCGCTCGCGCGGGCTGGTCGACCCGGGCGACGAACTCCCGGAGGTGGTGGCGGTCGTGAACCGGCGCCTTGACGCCGACGATGTCGTCGACGCGCTCGGCGAGGGTCTCGGCGCGGCGTACGCCTCGGTTCGCGAGTTCGACCATGCCGGTCGGCCCGAGCGCGGCGGCGTGGATCGCCGTCCGCAGGGCGACCCAGGCCTGATTCGTACAGATGTTGCTCGTGGCTCGCTCCCGGCGGATGTGCTGCTCGCGGGTCTGCAGCGTGAGCGTGAACGCCCGGCGGTCGGTCGCGTCCTCGCTCGCGCCGACGAGGCGGCCGGGGACCTGCCGGAGGTAGTCCTCGCGGGTCGCGAACAGGCCCAGCCCCATCCCGTAGCTGGTCGGCAGGCCGAGCACGCTCGCGTCGCCGACGACGACGTCGGCGCCGACGTCCGCGGGGCGCTCGAGCAGCGACAGCGCGACCGGGTCGGAGCCGAGCGTGAACAGCGCGTCGTTGGCGTCCGCGAGGTCGCCGATCGCCGCGAGGTGCTCCTCGATCGTCCCTCGTACCGTCGGGTTCTCCGCGTAGATCATGACGACTTCCTCGTCGACGGCGTCCTCGAGCGCCGCGAGGTCGACGTTGCCGTCCGCGGTCGGATAGGATTCGACCTCGAGATCGGTGCCCGCGACGTAGTTCTCGAGGGTGCTCCGCCGTTCCTCGCGCAGGAGGTCTGCTTCAGGGACGAGCACCCGGTAGCCCGTCGCGTCGCGGACGCGGTCGGCCAGCGTCGCCGCCTCGCCGAGCGCGGTCGCCGCGTCGTACATCGAGCAGTTGGCGATCTCGAGGCCGGTCAACTCGACCAGAAGCGACTGGTACTCGAACAGGGCCTGCAAGAACCCCTGGGACACCTCGGGTTGGTACTGCGTGTAGGACGTGAGAAACTCCGAGCGATCCGCGAGGTGGTCGACCAGCGACGGCACGTAGTAGCCGTAGTGGCCCCGGCCGAGCAGCTCCGTCAGGTCGTCGTTGCGACCCAGGATGGAGCGTACGAGCCGCCTGGTTTCTCGCTCCGTTCGCGCGTCGATACCGAACTCGTCGTCGAACCGGACGGCTCCCGGAATGTCGAACAGTTCCTCGACGGTCTCGGCGTCGACCGCCTCGAGCATCGCCGCCCGGTCCTCGTCCGTGTGGGGAGCGTAGGGGCTCCCTGCGTGTGTTTCGTTTCCGTGCATGCGTATCACCGATCCGCTCGTTGTGCGCCTGTCGCGTGACAGCCGGTCCCGAACACGATATCCAGTGATAACGCCTTGGGGATAATGAACGCACGCTTTTTCGCGGGGGTGTCCCCCTGTCACAGGAAGGCAGTTGCCTGCAGTCGCCGCGCGAATCATTAGGCCGACCGGCCGTGTCCGGAGCCCGAATGCCACCCGATCGCGACGATCCCGAGACGCCGCTCGACCGCGACGACCAGGAGGTCGGTGCGGACGCCGCGGCCGATTCCGACTCCCTGCTGAACATCCTCCCGCACTTCTACCGCGGCGAGGTCAGTCAGGCCAACAGCGCGCAGGATCGCATCGACCGGACGACCGACTGGGCGATCGCCCTGCTGGCCGCCCTCCTCTCGCTCGTCTTCTCGAGTCCGGACATGCCGGCCTTTCTCCTGCTGATCGGCCTGTTCGTCCTCTGTATCTTCCTGTTCTACGAGGTCCGGCGCTACCGCTTCTACGACCACTGGCGGGCGCGAGTGCGGTTCGTTCAGGAAAACGTGTTCGCGAACGCCTTAGAGCCGGTCGGCGTCGAACACCCCTACTGGCGCGAGGAGTTGAGCGACGACCTCCGGAATCCGACGTTCAAGGTCTCGACTCGAGAGGCGCTCACGCGTCGCATCAAGCGCGTCTACGGGCTGCTCTTCTCCGTCGTCGGCGTCGCCTGGATCTTCAAGATCTCCCTGTTCACGCCGGAACAGCAGTGGACGGAGGCGGCCGAACTGCCGGGCGTCCACGGCTACTACGTGGCCGCGGCCCTCGGCGCGTTCTACGTGGCCGTCGTCGTCCTCGCGCTCTGGCCGACGCCGCGGCGAGCGAAAGGAGAGATCTACGGCGAGGAGCCGGGGGATTGGAAGAACGATTCGGACGAGTAGCTCTCGAGTCGCGCGTTACGGTTCCGACCGATCGTCAGTCTCCGTGTCAGCACCCGTTTCGCCGTCGGTTCGATCGTCCGCCGCAGTCTCGTCGCGCTCGTCGGCATCACTGCTGTCGTCACCGTCGTCAGCGCCGTCGACGTGCTCGTCGTTCGCACCCGCGTCGCTCGCATCGGTCTCCGGATCGAGGCCCGTACTGACACCGGCGTCGGACGTATCGACGGCCGGGTCGGCTGCCCGGTCCGGCCGCTCGGTCTCGAGCGTCCCGTCACCGGTCCGTTCGCGGGCGAACACGTCGAGCGTAATCTTCGCGCCGCCGAGCACGACGGGGCCGATGAACAGGCCGACGCCGCCGAAGACGACGATGCCGCCGAAGATTCCGACGACGATGATCGCGGAGTTGAAGGCGCTCGTCCGCCCGATCAGTGCCGGTCGCAGGTACGTGTCCGAGGCGCTGACCAGCGAGCCGTACGCGACGAGGGCGGCGGCGGGGACGAACTCCCCCACCGCGATCAGGTAGACGGAGACGGGGACCCAGACGCCGAACGCGCCGACCAGCGGCAGCAGGGCGAGGACGAACGTTGCGACCGTCAGGAAGACGACGGCGGGGACGTCGAGGATCGCCAGCCCGATCCCCATCATCACCGCCTGAATACCCGCGACGGCGACGTTACCGACGACGGAGGCCCACATGAGCTGGTCGATCTCCACCTGCAGTTCGTCCAGAATGTCGTCTTCGATCGGCAGAACGCGGTGGAACCACCCGACGAGTGCATCCCCGTCACGGAGCAGGGCAAAGAGGACGAACACGGTCACGGTTAACCCGATCAGCAGGCCGGGTACGCCGCTGACGAGTTCGATGCCGCTGGTGGCGAGTCCCTGCAGCCCCGTCTCGATCGGTTCCTGGTAGGCCTGATACATCTCGGTGAGATCGACCGCGTATCCGTTGGACTCGAGGCGGGATTCGATCGCCCCGACGTTGAGATCGCCACCTTCGACGGCGTCCAAAATGTTAAGCGCCTCACGAAGCGCGACCGCGAGGACGTACGACAGCGGTAAGATGATCGTGAGGATCGCGACGGCGACGAGGACGAGCGCCGCGGTCATCGACCGGACGTAGGCCTCGAGTCGCCGCTGGGCGGGCATGAGAATGTACGCGAGCACGACCCCGAGCAACACGTACTGGAGGTAGGGGAGGACGACGAGCAGGCCGAGGAGCGCACTCACGACGGCGAGGACGGTCAGTCCGGTTCGATCGGTGAACCACGAGTCGGATCCGGCCGCCGTGGCAGCATCGGAGGGCGGGTCAGGATCGGGATCGGGGTCGGACGCAGCCATACCCACCGGTACGAAGCCACATGGTATTAGGCCACTGAAATATTTCGGATACTGAATGTCTGCTCGGCCCGGCGCAGAACCGAGCCACGGAACCGACCGGCGTCAGTCCTCGAGCAGCGACCGCGAGGAGTTGGTGACGACCAGCAGGCTGCTGGTGCCCATCGCGACGGCCGCGAACAGCGGGTTGAGCAGCCCGGTCACTGCCAGCGGAATCGCGACGGCGTTGTAACAGAACGCCCAGCCGATGTTGCCCTTCACGCGGCGGTCGGTCGCGCGGGCGAGGTCGAAGACGGTGTCGACCGACGAGAGGTCGTCGTCGACCAGCGCGACGTCGGCGGCGTCGGCGGCCATCGCGGTCCCGCCGCCGAGCGCGATGCCCAGGTCGGCGGCCGCCAGCGCCGGCGCGTCGTTGGTCCCGTCGCCGATCATCACCGTCCGGCCGGTTCCCTTGAGTCGCTCGACCGTTTCGGCCTTTCCCTCCGGTGGGACTCCAGCGAACACCCGATCGACGGCCTCGTGATCGCGGAACCGATCCGCGGCCTTCGCGTCGTCGCCGGTCAGGACGACGACCTCGGCGCCGCCCTCCGAGATCGCCGTCACCGTTTCGCCCCACTCCTCGCGGAGTTCGTCGCCGACGACGATGACGCCCTCGGCGGTCCCCTCGCGGCCGACGGCGACCGGCACGCGGCCGGTCTCGCGGTGGGCCTCGACCCGCTCGGCGACTGCGTCGGGAACCGCCCAGCCGCGATCCCGGAACAGGTCCGGGTGGCCGACGACGATCTCCTCGCCGTCGACGACGCCCGCGACGCCGTTGCGGTAGCTCTCGAAGGACTCGAGGCGGTCGTCGCCGGGTTCGTCCGGTTCGCCGTCCACGTCCGCATCGATCTCGGTCCCTGCCGGCTCGACCGCCCCGCCGTCCGCGACGGCGCCGGTTCCGGTCCCGCTCTCGGCATCGTCGTCGCTCGAGGCCCCGGTCCCGGCCACCGCCGTGATCGCCTGTCCGACGGGGTGTGCGGACCGGCCCTCGAGGATCGCCGCTTTCTCGAGCAGGTCGCCGTCGACGTCGGTATCCGCTTCGACGACGGTCATGTCGCCGGTCGTCAGCGTCCCCGTCTTGTCGAAGACGACGGTGTCGGCAGTGCGGATGCGCTCGAAGACGCTGTCGTCGAAGACGACGATCGAGCGCTCTAAGGCGTCGCGGATGCCGGCGGCGACGGCCAGCGGCGTCGCGAGCCCGAGCGCGCAGGGACAGGAGACGATCAGCACGGTTAGTCCGTCCAGCAGCGCGTCCTCGACCGGCGCGCCGAGGACGAGACGGGCGGCCGTCACGACGACTGCGAGCGCGAGCACGACCGGGACGAAGATCGTCGCCAGCTTGTCCGCGAGCTTCTGGATGCCGTGGGTGCCGCTCTGGAGGTCCCAGACGAGTTCGGTGATCCGATCGAGGCTGCTGGTCGCGTCCTCGCCGACCTCGATGGTGACCGCGCCGTCGGCGACCATCGAACCGCCGACGACGGGGTCGCCGTCCGTTTTCGTTACGGGCAGCGATTCGCCGGTGACGACCGCCTCGTCGACCGCGGCCTCGCCGTCGACGACCGCGCCGTCGACGGGGATCCGCTCGCCGGCCCGGACCAGCACGCGGTCGCCCGCTGCGAGGTCCTCGAGCGCGACGTCCTCGTGACTTCCGTCCTCGCTAACGCGGCGCGCCGAGTCGACCTGAACGCTCGTCAGGTCCGAGAGCCGCTCGGTGGCCTCGCGCTTGATCGTCGACTCGTAGTAGTTGCCCACCGAGACGATGACGATGATCGCGACGGTGACGTCGTAGTAGATGTGCTCGCCGCCGACGGCGATCGAGAGCGTGCTGTAGAGGTAGGCGCTGACGGCCGCGATGGCGACGAGCAGGTCCATGTTCGGCGACCGGGTCTTGGCGCTGACGTAGGCCCCCTGCAGGATCGGCTTGCCGGTGACCCCGAGGATGATCGTCGTCAGCGCGGCGATCATCAGGTAGAAGGGCGTCGCGAGGTCGCTCGCCAGCGTCTCTCGGAAGAACTGCATCGTCCGCTCGTCGTAGAACCAGGCGCCGAAGTAGGTGGGGTAGATGATGACGACGTACTGGAGCATCACCATCATCCCCATGAGGACGCCGACGCCGACGCGGGCCATCTCCCAGTTGTCCGCCTGCCGGCGGCTGAAGGCGTCGTCGCGGTCGTAGGCGCTGTAGCCGAGGCCGCTGATGGCGTCCGCGAGGTCTTCCTGGGTCGCCGTCTCCGGGTCGTGGTCGATCCGCACCGTATCCGTCACGTAGCTCGCGCTCGCGCCGCTGACGCCCTCCGTCTCGGTCGCGACCGACTCGATGAAGGCCTCGCAGGTCGCGCAGTGCATCCCGTCGACCTCGAGGTAGGTGGCCTCGTGGCCGTCGGGAACCGCTCGGCCCGCGTCCGCGTCGTCGGCTTCGCCGTCACGTGCGCTGCGGACGTCTTCGGCGTCGATATCCTCGACGTCGCCGAGCGCGTCGTAGACGTCCCGACAGCCGACGCAGCAGAAGCGATTCCCTTCGTCGTCGGTGACGTCGCTCCCCTCGACGGGGAGGTTACAGAGCGTACACTGCCGTTCGTCGACCGTTGCGTCCGTCATCGTCCAGTTCCTCCGGTTCGTGCGTTCATAGTCCGATCAGTGGTTGTGTCCGCCGCCCATGCCGGCGCCGGCGGTCTCGAGCCCGTCGTAGAACGGCAAGCTGGGGTGGGGAACGTGGATCCCGAGGCTCATCAGCCCGTGGGCCAGCAGCACGTAGCCCAGAACGATGAAGGCGACCCCGAGCAGCCGATGGACCCGCCGGCGGTGTTCGACGTCGACGGCGTCGATGACCGTCCCGTAGGCGAAGACGGCCGGAATCGTCCCGATCCCGAGCGCGGCCAGCGCGAGCGCGCCGCCGGCCGGCGACCCCGTCGCGAACGCGTACAGGAACGCCGGGTAGAGGATCGGACAGGGCAACAGGCCGTGCAGCGCGCCCAACCCGACGATCCCGGGGCCGTTCGCGAGCCGATCGACGTGGGCGGTGAGCCG is drawn from Halopiger aswanensis and contains these coding sequences:
- the gcvPB gene encoding aminomethyl-transferring glycine dehydrogenase subunit GcvPB; translation: MTDDSGRDSMEDDDAQVRYDQARYVEDGQYEPLLSEKDLTRVDIGDGGDGIAPDDAESVDSPLPDDLTRDSLELPELSEPELARHYTRLSQMIYGIDSGPYPLGSCTMKYNPKFTEDVAALPPASVHPDRSERSVQGTLEVMYRLQDYLGRIGGMDAVTLQPPAGAAGEFVGIRVAAAYHEHNGEGHRDEVIIPESAHGTNFASAALGGYDVVSLPSDEDGRVDLEALESALSENTAALMLTNPNTLGLFERDIDEIAEMVHDVGGLLYYDGANLNALLGRARPGDMGFDVMHYNVHKTFATPHGGGGPGAGPVGVVDELAPFLPAPRVREGDQRTKSGEPTYELFEPEHTIGKVHGFHGNWLVLVKAFAYIARLGDEGLADASAKAVLNANYLASRLEYDVPYEPFHHEFVASAGDQDAADVAKRMLDYGVHPPTTKWPEIVPEALMTEPTEVESKDTLDRLAAAFNAVAAEDSETLANAPERTTARRIDQTSAARNPRLSWQALEEDES
- a CDS encoding DUF2270 domain-containing protein, whose product is MPPDRDDPETPLDRDDQEVGADAAADSDSLLNILPHFYRGEVSQANSAQDRIDRTTDWAIALLAALLSLVFSSPDMPAFLLLIGLFVLCIFLFYEVRRYRFYDHWRARVRFVQENVFANALEPVGVEHPYWREELSDDLRNPTFKVSTREALTRRIKRVYGLLFSVVGVAWIFKISLFTPEQQWTEAAELPGVHGYYVAAALGAFYVAVVVLALWPTPRRAKGEIYGEEPGDWKNDSDE
- a CDS encoding heavy metal translocating P-type ATPase, with the protein product MTDATVDERQCTLCNLPVEGSDVTDDEGNRFCCVGCRDVYDALGDVEDIDAEDVRSARDGEADDADAGRAVPDGHEATYLEVDGMHCATCEAFIESVATETEGVSGASASYVTDTVRIDHDPETATQEDLADAISGLGYSAYDRDDAFSRRQADNWEMARVGVGVLMGMMVMLQYVVIIYPTYFGAWFYDERTMQFFRETLASDLATPFYLMIAALTTIILGVTGKPILQGAYVSAKTRSPNMDLLVAIAAVSAYLYSTLSIAVGGEHIYYDVTVAIIVIVSVGNYYESTIKREATERLSDLTSVQVDSARRVSEDGSHEDVALEDLAAGDRVLVRAGERIPVDGAVVDGEAAVDEAVVTGESLPVTKTDGDPVVGGSMVADGAVTIEVGEDATSSLDRITELVWDLQSGTHGIQKLADKLATIFVPVVLALAVVVTAARLVLGAPVEDALLDGLTVLIVSCPCALGLATPLAVAAGIRDALERSIVVFDDSVFERIRTADTVVFDKTGTLTTGDMTVVEADTDVDGDLLEKAAILEGRSAHPVGQAITAVAGTGASSDDDAESGTGTGAVADGGAVEPAGTEIDADVDGEPDEPGDDRLESFESYRNGVAGVVDGEEIVVGHPDLFRDRGWAVPDAVAERVEAHRETGRVPVAVGREGTAEGVIVVGDELREEWGETVTAISEGGAEVVVLTGDDAKAADRFRDHEAVDRVFAGVPPEGKAETVERLKGTGRTVMIGDGTNDAPALAAADLGIALGGGTAMAADAADVALVDDDLSSVDTVFDLARATDRRVKGNIGWAFCYNAVAIPLAVTGLLNPLFAAVAMGTSSLLVVTNSSRSLLED
- a CDS encoding AI-2E family transporter, which produces MAASDPDPDPDPPSDAATAAGSDSWFTDRTGLTVLAVVSALLGLLVVLPYLQYVLLGVVLAYILMPAQRRLEAYVRSMTAALVLVAVAILTIILPLSYVLAVALREALNILDAVEGGDLNVGAIESRLESNGYAVDLTEMYQAYQEPIETGLQGLATSGIELVSGVPGLLIGLTVTVFVLFALLRDGDALVGWFHRVLPIEDDILDELQVEIDQLMWASVVGNVAVAGIQAVMMGIGLAILDVPAVVFLTVATFVLALLPLVGAFGVWVPVSVYLIAVGEFVPAAALVAYGSLVSASDTYLRPALIGRTSAFNSAIIVVGIFGGIVVFGGVGLFIGPVVLGGAKITLDVFARERTGDGTLETERPDRAADPAVDTSDAGVSTGLDPETDASDAGANDEHVDGADDGDDSSDADERDETAADDRTDGETGADTETDDRSEP
- the gcvPA gene encoding aminomethyl-transferring glycine dehydrogenase subunit GcvPA codes for the protein MHGNETHAGSPYAPHTDEDRAAMLEAVDAETVEELFDIPGAVRFDDEFGIDARTERETRRLVRSILGRNDDLTELLGRGHYGYYVPSLVDHLADRSEFLTSYTQYQPEVSQGFLQALFEYQSLLVELTGLEIANCSMYDAATALGEAATLADRVRDATGYRVLVPEADLLREERRSTLENYVAGTDLEVESYPTADGNVDLAALEDAVDEEVVMIYAENPTVRGTIEEHLAAIGDLADANDALFTLGSDPVALSLLERPADVGADVVVGDASVLGLPTSYGMGLGLFATREDYLRQVPGRLVGASEDATDRRAFTLTLQTREQHIRRERATSNICTNQAWVALRTAIHAAALGPTGMVELANRGVRRAETLAERVDDIVGVKAPVHDRHHLREFVARVDQPARAIADDLERRGFAVHVVGEHEIQLCVAGVPDERLDAFAEALEGVVR